In one window of Juglans regia cultivar Chandler chromosome 3, Walnut 2.0, whole genome shotgun sequence DNA:
- the LOC108985603 gene encoding ABC transporter G family member 20-like, whose product MSRADEAPSMASSAESPFTAHKFSFFNQYPHATELKKLSQRSRPHVSPSLGELLKRVEDAQSDSESPAHRVLDLSSFACSSVSSSYPFVLSFENLTYSVKVVRKMPLSSCFSRDDNAYDSKILLNDISGEAREGEIMAVLGASGSGKSTLIDALADRIAKESLKGSVTLNGEVLESRLLKVISAYVMQDDLLFPMLTVEETLMFSADFRLPRSLSKSKKKARVLALIDQLGLRNAAKTVIGDEGHRGVSGGERRRVSIGIDIIHDPIVLFLDEPTSGLDSTSAFMVVKVLQRIAQSGSIVVMSIHQPSYRILSLLDRLIFLSHGQTVYSGSPATLPLFFSEFGHPIPEKDNRTEFALDLIRELEEEPDGTKSLVEFNKSWQAKIKKQRSNSSQNRAKQLSLKDAISASISRGKLVSGAPNSSTLTSSVPTFANPFWIEILVVARRSLTNSRRMPELFGIRLGAVLVTGIILATIFWRLDNSPRGAQERLGFFAFAMSTTFYTCAEAIPVFLQERYIFMRETAYNAYRRSSYVLAHSLISIPSLILLSLTFAATTFWAVGLAGGLNGFFFFFFTILAAFWAGSSFVTFLSGVVSHVMLGYTVVVAILAYFLLFSGFFIGRDRIPLYWIWFHYLSLVKYPYEGVLQNEFDDPVKCFVRGVQMFDNTPLGMLPESVKLDLLKNMGNTLGFNITSTTCVTTGLDILKQQGITDLSKWSCLWISVAWGFFFRILFYISLLFGSKNKRR is encoded by the coding sequence ATGTCTCGTGCTGATGAAGCTCCGAGCATGGCGTCGTCGGCAGAATCACCCTTCACCGCCCACAAATTCTCATTCTTCAATCAATATCCCCATGCAACGGAGCTCAAAAAGCTTTCTCAAAGATCCAGACCCCATGTCTCTCCCAGCCTCGGCGAGCTCTTAAAGCGAGTCGAGGATGCACAGTCCGACTCCGAGTCTCCGGCACATCGTGTTCTCGACCTCTCCTCCTTCGCTTGTAGCTCCGTGTCTTCGTCCTACCCATTCGTTCTCTCCTTCGAAAACCTTACGTATAGCGTCAAGGTTGTCCGGAAGATGCCATTGTCTTCGTGCTTTTCTCGGGACGACAATGCGTATGACAGCAAGATTTTACTGAATGATATCTCCGGTGAGGCTCGGGAAGGAGAAATCATGGCCGTTCTTGGCGCCAGTGGGTCGGGTAAATCCACCCTCATTGATGCTCTCGCGGATCGAATCGCCAAGGAAAGCCTCAAAGGGTCCGTGACACTCAATGGGGAAGTGTTGGAGTCCAGGCTTTTGAAGGTGATCTCTGCTTATGTTATGCAAGATGACCTCTTGTTTCCCATGTTAACCGTGGAAGAGACGCTCATGTTCTCTGCAGACTTCAGGCTCCCTCGCTCGCTCTCAAAGTCCAAAAAGAAAGCCAGAGTTCTGGCTCTAATCGACCAACTGGGTCTACGAAACGCAGCCAAAACAGTGATCGGGGACGAAGGCCATAGAGGCGTTTCCGGGGGCGAGCGCCGACGTGTGTCTATCGGAATCGACATCATTCACGATCCCATAGTCTTGTTTCTCGACGAGCCAACTTCCGGACTCGATTCCACCAGTGCGTTCATGGTCGTGAAGGTTTTGCAGCGAATTGCGCAGAGTGGAAGCATCGTGGTCATGTCCATTCACCAGCCAAGTTACAGAATTCTCAGTTTATTAGACCGATTAATCTTCCTCTCGCACGGGCAGACTGTGTACAGCGGCTCTCCTGCTACCTTACCCCTCTTCTTCTCCGAGTTCGGGCATCCGATCCCTGAAAAAGATAACCGAACGGAGTTCGCCCTCGATCTTATTCGCGAGCTTGAGGAAGAACCTGATGGGACCAAGAGCTTAGTCGAATTCAACAAGTCATGGCAAGCAAAGATTAAGAAGCAGAGAAGCAATAGTAGCCAAAATCGAGCAAAGCAGCTTTCCCTCAAAGACGCCATAAGTGCAAGCATTTCCAGAGGAAAATTAGTCTCTGGTGCTCCTAACAGTTCGACTCTCACATCTTCGGTTCCAACGTTTGCCAACCCTTTCTGGATTGAAATACTGGTGGTAGCGCGGCGGTCGCTCACAAACTCTAGAAGAATGCCCGAACTCTTCGGAATCCGATTGGGTGCTGTGCTCGTAACCGGGATTATCTTGGCCACTATTTTCTGGCGCCTCGATAATTCACCCAGAGGAGCCCAAGAACGCTTAGGGTTCTTCGCCTTTGCCATGTCCACCACCTTCTACACCTGTGCCGAAGCCATTCCTGTGTTCCTGCAAGAGCGATACATCTTCATGAGAGAAACTGCATACAATGCTTATCGCCGTTCCTCCTACGTTCTGGCCCATTCTCTCATCTCCATCCCTTCTTTAATCTTGCTGTCTCTCACCTTCGCCGCCACAACCTTCTGGGCAGTGGGCCTCGCCGGCGGACTCAacggcttcttcttcttcttcttcacaataTTGGCCGCATTCTGGGCCGGGAGCTCGTTCGTAACGTTCCTATCAGGAGTTGTCTCTCATGTCATGCTGGGATACACTGTCGTCGTCGCCATCTTGGCCTACTTCCTTCTGTTCAGCGGATTTTTCATCGGCAGGGATCGAATCCCACTCTACTGGATTTGGTTCCACTATCTCTCTCTGGTGAAGTATCCTTACGAAGGAGTTCTGCAGAACGAATTCGACGATCCCGTGAAATGCTTCGTGAGAGGGGTACAGATGTTCGACAACACGCCGCTCGGAATGCTGCCGGAGAGTGTGAAGTTGGATCTGTTGAAGAACATGGGAAATACGTTGGGTTTCAATATCACGAGCACAACCTGCGTCACAACGGGTTTAGATATACTGAAGCAACAGGGAATCACAGACTTGAGCAAATGGAGCTGCTTGTGGATCAGTGTGGCTTGGGGTTTCTTCTTTAGAATTCTGTTTtacatttctttgttgtttggGAGCAAGAATAAGAGGAGGTAA